In Calothrix sp. PCC 7507, one DNA window encodes the following:
- a CDS encoding DHH family phosphoesterase, with protein sequence MQWTLAATEQPPEWFIQAVKQYTPASSGLYAAQLLWQRGIRDKSQLAAFVNHQTYKPASPWEFGQEMHLAVARLQQARNAGEKIAIWGDFDADGITATAVLWDGLGEFFAQNQQLIYYIPNRLTESHGLNNQGIDNLAKQGITLIVTCDTGSTNHDEIIYAQQLGIDVIVTDHHTLAPERPAVAAIINPRYLANEHPLFNLSGVAVAYKLVEALYQALPDVPQNPLTDLLDLVAVGLIADLVQLSGDCRYLAQLGIQRLQADFKQPPAARRRPGVGRLLELCQKSGDRPTDISFGLGPRINAVSRIQGDASFCVELLTSRDIKHCQQLAEMTELANARRKSLQKDVQAQVTQKLTQLDLSTTSAIVLEDPQWPIGVLGLVAGQIAQETGRPTILLSTEEAGDKGDNSSLLTPNSALSTQHSALLLARGSARSVNSVDLYQLVKDQAHLLHRFGGHPFAAGLSLLAENIPLFKDAINQRLRQSLGGVNLTPTVQADIAVTVADLGKELFLELKVLEPCGMGNPVPKLLIQNCWFENAWHRNQQDSQGKKIQYIKTEFDIRDDTTRNPFPGIWWGHYKDELPIGRCDCIAEIDYNSFKKRYEIRLIAVRPTINSILNTQHLPLILDLRNQRQSTINSDALSLSKCQQSALIISECPTSWDDLRAWWKKSLYNNQQLALAWTIPNHQTPSDIWLTLVGIAKYLSRTNQLVTRVQLLDKLGIGDQTLFLGIRALKYLGFTLQRQDRDLQISHDAKNLSETLADSAAAKFLAAIREEQFQREYFAEVPLSTIVAMVNSQG encoded by the coding sequence ATGCAATGGACTTTAGCAGCAACTGAACAACCACCAGAGTGGTTTATCCAAGCGGTGAAGCAATATACACCTGCATCTAGTGGACTTTATGCGGCACAATTGTTGTGGCAGCGGGGAATTAGAGATAAATCACAACTAGCGGCTTTTGTCAACCATCAAACCTATAAACCAGCAAGCCCTTGGGAATTTGGGCAAGAAATGCATTTAGCTGTAGCGCGGTTGCAACAGGCGCGTAACGCTGGTGAGAAAATTGCTATTTGGGGAGACTTTGACGCAGACGGTATCACCGCCACTGCTGTGTTGTGGGATGGTTTAGGAGAGTTTTTTGCCCAAAATCAACAGTTAATTTATTACATTCCCAATCGCCTCACCGAATCCCACGGACTTAACAATCAAGGGATTGATAATTTAGCAAAACAAGGCATTACATTAATCGTCACTTGTGACACAGGCAGCACGAACCATGATGAAATTATTTATGCCCAACAGCTAGGTATTGATGTCATCGTCACAGATCACCACACCTTAGCACCAGAACGCCCAGCCGTTGCAGCTATTATCAACCCCCGCTATTTAGCCAATGAACATCCGCTATTTAATCTTTCTGGGGTGGCGGTAGCTTATAAGTTGGTGGAAGCGTTATATCAAGCCCTACCTGATGTCCCCCAAAATCCGTTAACAGATTTGTTGGATTTAGTAGCAGTAGGATTAATTGCTGACTTAGTGCAACTCAGTGGGGATTGTCGCTATTTAGCCCAGTTGGGAATTCAACGACTACAGGCAGATTTTAAACAACCACCAGCAGCGCGCAGGCGGCCAGGAGTTGGACGATTATTAGAATTATGCCAGAAAAGTGGCGATCGCCCCACAGATATTTCCTTCGGTTTAGGACCGCGCATCAACGCCGTCAGCCGCATCCAAGGTGATGCTAGTTTCTGCGTAGAATTGCTGACTAGCCGAGATATCAAACATTGCCAGCAACTGGCAGAAATGACAGAACTAGCCAACGCTCGCCGTAAGTCATTGCAAAAAGATGTGCAAGCGCAAGTCACACAAAAACTCACCCAATTAGACTTATCTACCACAAGTGCGATCGTCCTCGAAGATCCTCAATGGCCTATAGGCGTATTAGGCTTAGTCGCTGGACAAATAGCCCAAGAGACAGGCCGCCCCACCATTTTGTTGAGTACAGAAGAAGCAGGGGACAAGGGAGACAATTCTTCACTTTTAACTCCTAACTCAGCACTCAGCACTCAGCACTCAGCACTCTTATTGGCCCGTGGTTCCGCCCGTTCGGTGAATTCCGTCGATTTATACCAACTAGTAAAAGATCAAGCACATCTGTTACACCGCTTTGGCGGACATCCCTTTGCTGCGGGGCTGAGTTTGTTGGCGGAGAATATTCCTTTATTTAAAGACGCAATTAACCAGCGATTGCGGCAATCCTTAGGTGGTGTAAACCTAACACCAACTGTCCAAGCAGATATAGCAGTCACAGTCGCTGACTTAGGCAAAGAATTATTTTTAGAACTGAAAGTATTAGAACCCTGTGGAATGGGTAATCCCGTCCCCAAACTACTAATTCAAAACTGCTGGTTTGAAAATGCTTGGCATCGCAATCAACAAGATTCCCAAGGTAAAAAAATCCAGTATATTAAAACCGAGTTTGACATTCGAGATGACACGACGAGAAACCCATTTCCGGGGATATGGTGGGGACATTATAAAGATGAATTGCCCATAGGTAGATGTGATTGCATCGCCGAAATAGACTACAACAGCTTTAAAAAACGCTATGAAATCAGATTAATTGCTGTCCGTCCCACTATTAACTCAATACTCAACACTCAACATTTACCACTCATCCTAGATTTGCGGAATCAGAGACAGTCAACCATCAACAGCGATGCACTGAGCTTGTCGAAGTGTCAACAGTCAGCACTCATTATTTCAGAATGCCCTACTAGTTGGGATGATTTACGGGCGTGGTGGAAAAAGTCACTCTACAATAATCAACAACTAGCCCTGGCTTGGACTATACCCAACCATCAAACACCCAGCGACATTTGGCTAACTCTAGTGGGAATTGCCAAATACCTAAGTCGTACCAATCAACTAGTTACCCGCGTTCAACTATTAGATAAGCTAGGCATCGGTGACCAAACCTTATTTTTGGGAATTAGAGCTTTAAAATATTTGGGGTTTACACTGCAGCGACAAGACCGTGATTTGCAAATTAGCCACGATGCTAAAAATCTATCAGAAACCTTGGCTGATAGTGCTGCTGCCAAATTTTTAGCCGCCATCCGCGAAGAACAATTTCAGCGAGAGTATTTTGCTGAAGTCCCTTTATCTACAATTGTGGCGATGGTTAATAGTCAGGGTTAA
- a CDS encoding glycosyltransferase family 4 protein has translation MKIVQVAPLWERVPPPSYGGIELVVSHLTEELVRRGHQVTLFASGDSQTSACLEAVYPRALRLDPNVKEYAAYETLELSQVYQRSQEFDIIHSHVGISALPLANLVSAPTVHTLHGCFTKDNQQVFSHHQKQQYVSISQAQRQIDLNYIDTVYNGINPEDYPFQPQPQEPQYLAFLGRFSPEKGSHHAIAIAKQTGWCLKMAGKVDLVDSKFFEQEIAPHIDGKQIEYLGEVSHAEKAELLGNAAVTLFPITWQEPFGLVMIESMATGTPVIAMNFGSVPEVIAHGKTGFICQSFAEMAAMIPKALELNRQICREYVATKFSVTQMVNGYQAVYEQIIKDRIDLNGHICANEVRF, from the coding sequence ATGAAAATCGTTCAAGTAGCCCCCTTATGGGAACGAGTTCCACCTCCTAGTTATGGAGGGATTGAACTCGTCGTGAGTCACTTGACCGAGGAACTAGTTCGTCGCGGTCATCAGGTTACTTTGTTTGCTTCTGGTGATTCTCAAACTTCGGCTTGTTTAGAAGCGGTTTATCCACGTGCGTTGCGCTTAGATCCAAATGTCAAAGAATATGCAGCGTATGAAACGCTTGAACTCAGCCAAGTTTACCAGCGATCGCAGGAATTCGACATCATTCATTCCCATGTAGGTATTTCGGCATTACCTTTAGCGAATTTAGTATCGGCTCCCACTGTGCATACTCTGCACGGTTGTTTTACAAAGGATAACCAGCAAGTCTTTAGCCACCACCAAAAGCAACAATACGTCAGCATTAGTCAGGCACAGCGTCAAATCGACTTAAACTATATCGACACCGTTTATAACGGCATTAATCCTGAAGATTATCCATTTCAGCCACAACCCCAAGAGCCGCAATATTTAGCATTTTTAGGACGCTTTTCACCCGAAAAAGGTTCACATCATGCGATCGCAATTGCAAAACAGACTGGTTGGTGCTTGAAAATGGCAGGAAAAGTTGATTTAGTAGATTCTAAGTTTTTTGAACAAGAAATTGCCCCCCATATTGATGGGAAGCAAATTGAATATCTAGGTGAAGTTAGCCATGCCGAGAAGGCTGAACTGTTGGGAAATGCTGCAGTAACTCTCTTTCCTATTACTTGGCAAGAACCTTTTGGCTTGGTAATGATTGAATCAATGGCAACTGGTACGCCAGTGATTGCTATGAATTTCGGTTCTGTACCAGAGGTGATTGCTCATGGTAAGACAGGCTTTATCTGCCAAAGCTTTGCAGAAATGGCGGCAATGATTCCCAAGGCTTTGGAACTAAACCGTCAAATCTGTCGAGAATATGTAGCAACCAAGTTTAGTGTTACCCAAATGGTTAACGGTTACCAGGCGGTCTATGAACAAATTATAAAAGATCGCATAGACTTAAATGGGCACATTTGTGCTAATGAAGTCCGGTTTTAA
- the xth gene encoding exodeoxyribonuclease III, whose product MKIATWNVNSIRIRLEQVIDWLKQNPVDVLCLQETKVVDADFPRSPLEELGYYVYFSGQKSYNGVAIISRQPLSDISTGFTTIVTNVEPELDEQKRVITGVIDQIRIVNLYVPNGSAVGSEKYLYKLKWLAILKEYLQLLLKSQPAICICGDFNIALEAIDIHDKVNPLNHIMASEPERQALRDILTLGFADAFRKFTSEGGHFSWWDYRTAAFRRNLGWRIDHHYLTPVLYECAKSCIIDVEPRKLTQPSDHTPVVVELDI is encoded by the coding sequence ATGAAAATAGCTACTTGGAATGTAAATTCAATTCGGATTCGTCTCGAACAGGTGATTGATTGGTTAAAACAGAACCCTGTTGATGTCCTCTGTTTGCAAGAAACGAAAGTTGTCGATGCTGATTTTCCGCGATCGCCTTTAGAAGAATTAGGCTATTACGTTTATTTCTCAGGTCAAAAATCCTATAACGGCGTAGCAATAATCAGCCGCCAACCGCTTTCAGATATCAGTACGGGTTTCACAACAATTGTGACCAATGTCGAACCAGAACTAGATGAGCAAAAGCGGGTAATTACTGGTGTTATTGATCAGATTCGGATTGTTAATCTTTATGTACCCAATGGTTCAGCAGTGGGAAGTGAAAAATATCTTTACAAACTCAAGTGGTTAGCAATACTAAAGGAGTATTTGCAATTATTGCTCAAATCACAGCCAGCTATCTGTATTTGTGGCGACTTTAATATTGCTTTAGAAGCCATAGATATTCATGACAAAGTTAATCCCCTCAATCACATCATGGCATCAGAACCAGAGCGCCAAGCTTTACGAGATATACTGACGCTAGGATTTGCCGATGCTTTTCGCAAATTCACCAGCGAAGGCGGTCACTTCAGCTGGTGGGATTATCGCACCGCAGCCTTTCGTCGCAACCTAGGCTGGCGGATTGATCATCACTATTTGACACCAGTTTTGTATGAGTGTGCTAAAAGCTGCATTATTGATGTTGAACCTAGAAAACTAACTCAACCCAGCGACCATACACCAGTAGTTGTGGAATTGGATATATGA
- a CDS encoding leucyl aminopeptidase encodes MGIQASDTPLLEWAGDTLAIGLFEDAVELTGELATFDGKLAGVLKELIAEEEFKGKANSTIFTRVAAGSPVKKVIVVGLGKAEALKLDTLRRAAAAVARVAKKQKSKILGFSFPLWNNEPTASAQAIAEGIELALYQDIRFKSEPEDKGSQIETVDLLGFAGQEAAIARANQIVSGVILARQLVAAPANEVTPITLAETAQAIAKEYGLQVEILEREDCEKLGMGAFLGVAQASDLPPKFIHLTYKPDGTPTRKLAIIGKGLTFDSGGLNIKGAGSGIETMKIDMGGAAATLGAAKAIAQIKPDAEVHFISAATENMISGKAMHPGDILKASNGKTIEVNNTDAEGRLTLADALVFADKLGVDAIVDLATLTGACVVALGEDMAGLFSPDDAVASQLEKAAAGSGEKIWRMPMEEKYFEGLKSGLADMKNTGPRAGGSITAALFLKQFVKDTPWAHLDIAGPVWTDKENGYNGSGATGFGVRTLVNWVLSPVE; translated from the coding sequence ATGGGAATTCAAGCGAGTGATACGCCTCTCTTAGAGTGGGCAGGGGATACGTTGGCAATTGGATTATTTGAAGACGCTGTAGAGTTAACTGGGGAACTGGCAACTTTTGATGGCAAGTTGGCTGGTGTGTTGAAAGAACTGATTGCTGAAGAGGAATTTAAGGGTAAAGCCAATAGCACCATCTTCACTAGGGTGGCTGCTGGTAGTCCAGTTAAAAAAGTTATTGTAGTAGGCTTAGGAAAAGCAGAAGCCCTCAAACTAGATACCTTACGACGTGCGGCGGCGGCTGTAGCTAGGGTAGCCAAAAAGCAAAAAAGCAAAATCCTGGGGTTTAGTTTTCCCTTGTGGAATAACGAACCGACAGCCAGCGCTCAAGCGATCGCAGAAGGCATAGAATTGGCGCTATACCAAGATATTCGCTTTAAGTCAGAGCCGGAAGACAAAGGATCACAAATTGAAACCGTAGATTTACTAGGTTTTGCTGGACAAGAAGCCGCGATCGCCCGCGCTAATCAAATTGTTTCCGGGGTAATTTTGGCTCGGCAGTTGGTAGCCGCACCAGCAAATGAAGTGACGCCGATTACCTTAGCAGAAACTGCCCAAGCGATCGCTAAGGAATACGGGTTACAAGTAGAAATCCTGGAACGGGAAGACTGCGAAAAACTGGGTATGGGTGCATTTTTGGGAGTCGCCCAAGCTTCTGATTTGCCACCTAAGTTTATTCATTTAACCTACAAGCCAGATGGTACACCCACTCGCAAACTAGCGATTATTGGTAAAGGCTTAACCTTTGATTCTGGTGGACTGAATATTAAAGGCGCTGGTAGCGGCATCGAAACCATGAAAATTGATATGGGTGGTGCTGCGGCGACTTTAGGTGCTGCCAAAGCGATCGCCCAGATTAAACCAGATGCTGAGGTGCATTTTATCTCAGCAGCGACTGAGAACATGATTAGCGGTAAAGCTATGCATCCAGGAGACATCCTCAAAGCATCCAATGGCAAAACCATAGAAGTCAACAACACCGATGCTGAAGGACGTTTGACCTTGGCAGATGCCTTAGTATTTGCCGACAAATTAGGAGTAGATGCGATCGTGGACTTAGCCACCTTGACTGGGGCTTGCGTTGTCGCCTTGGGTGAAGATATGGCGGGTTTATTTTCTCCCGATGATGCTGTAGCTTCCCAGCTAGAAAAAGCTGCCGCAGGCTCAGGAGAAAAAATCTGGCGGATGCCAATGGAAGAAAAATATTTTGAAGGACTAAAATCTGGACTAGCCGACATGAAGAACACTGGTCCACGTGCCGGTGGCTCAATTACTGCTGCTCTTTTCCTCAAGCAATTCGTGAAAGACACCCCTTGGGCACACTTAGATATTGCCGGGCCAGTGTGGACAGATAAAGAAAATGGCTACAACGGCTCAGGAGCAACCGGCTTCGGTGTGCGGACTCTAGTTAACTGGGTGCTGAGTCCAGTTGAGTAG
- the plsX gene encoding phosphate acyltransferase PlsX, which yields MGSTCVRIAIDAMGGDHAPGEIVAGALRAREELGVKVLLVGDPQQIEAALPQKTNLGQLEIVPAEDTIAMDEEPLTAIRRKPKASINVAMDLVKQQQADAVFSAGHSGAAMASALLRLGRLPGIDRPAIGAVFPTIVAGKPVLILDVGANVDCRPKFLEQFAVMGSVYSQYVLGTSEPKVGLLNIGEEDSKGNDAAVRANQLLRENSQIDFIGNAEGRDVLSGNFDVIVCDGFVGNVLLKFAEAVGEVILQILREELPQGLHGQIGTVLLKPNLKRIKQRMDHAEHGGALLLGVAGICFIGHGSSQAPSIFNAIRMAKEAVDNQVLERIQSQYQTLQRDSS from the coding sequence ATGGGATCGACTTGCGTACGGATCGCAATTGACGCAATGGGAGGGGATCACGCACCCGGTGAAATCGTTGCTGGCGCACTGCGGGCACGGGAAGAATTGGGTGTAAAAGTTTTGTTGGTAGGTGATCCCCAACAAATAGAAGCTGCCCTGCCACAAAAAACCAATTTAGGGCAGCTGGAGATCGTGCCTGCAGAGGATACGATCGCAATGGATGAGGAGCCTTTAACCGCCATCAGGCGTAAACCCAAAGCTTCCATCAACGTGGCAATGGATTTAGTCAAGCAGCAGCAAGCAGATGCAGTATTTTCCGCCGGTCACTCTGGCGCAGCGATGGCATCGGCTTTACTCCGCTTAGGGAGATTACCGGGAATTGACCGCCCGGCAATTGGGGCAGTGTTTCCGACAATTGTCGCCGGTAAGCCAGTGCTGATACTTGATGTCGGCGCGAATGTAGACTGCCGTCCTAAGTTTTTAGAGCAGTTTGCCGTCATGGGATCTGTTTACAGTCAGTATGTGCTGGGTACAAGCGAACCTAAAGTCGGGTTGTTGAATATCGGCGAGGAAGACTCTAAAGGCAATGATGCCGCAGTTCGTGCCAACCAACTGCTACGGGAAAATTCCCAAATTGACTTCATTGGGAATGCCGAAGGGCGTGATGTACTTTCTGGTAACTTTGATGTGATTGTGTGTGATGGCTTCGTGGGCAATGTGTTGTTAAAGTTTGCCGAAGCAGTCGGAGAAGTGATTTTGCAAATTTTGCGGGAAGAATTACCCCAAGGATTGCATGGTCAAATCGGCACAGTGCTTCTAAAACCCAACCTGAAGCGAATTAAGCAACGGATGGATCACGCGGAACATGGCGGTGCTTTGCTGTTAGGCGTAGCCGGGATTTGTTTTATCGGTCATGGTAGCTCACAAGCACCATCGATTTTTAATGCCATCCGCATGGCAAAAGAAGCTGTAGATAACCAAGTCTTGGAACGAATTCAATCGCAATATCAAACCCTACAGCGCGATAGTAGTTAA
- a CDS encoding beta-ketoacyl-ACP synthase III → MHNLGIAITGSGSALPATSLDNQTLSRLVETSDEWITTRTGICQRRLASPTDSLSMLATSASTQAIASAGITAADLDLIILATSTPDDLFGSACKIQANLGATKAVAFDLTAACSGFVFGLVTAAQYIRTGAYQNVLLIGADILSRWVDWQDRRTCVLFGDGAGAVVLQANESDRLLGFSLHSDGTQNHYLNLAYQASDQELLPDINIAQGTYQPITMNGKEVYRFAVQRVPEVIDKALFKANLSIDQIDWLLLHQANQRILDAVAQRLNIPQHKVISNLANYGNTSAASIPIALDEAVRQGKIQLNDTIVASGFGAGLTWGAAIFQWGR, encoded by the coding sequence GTGCATAATTTAGGTATAGCAATTACAGGAAGTGGTTCGGCATTACCAGCAACTTCCCTAGACAATCAGACGCTGAGTAGACTGGTGGAAACATCAGATGAGTGGATTACCACAAGAACCGGAATTTGTCAAAGACGCTTGGCATCGCCGACTGACTCGTTGAGTATGCTGGCCACGTCTGCCAGCACTCAAGCGATCGCCTCTGCCGGCATCACAGCAGCCGACCTGGATCTGATTATCTTGGCAACCTCTACCCCAGATGACTTATTTGGTAGTGCTTGTAAAATTCAGGCTAATTTGGGAGCCACCAAAGCCGTAGCTTTCGATTTGACAGCTGCCTGTTCGGGCTTCGTGTTTGGACTGGTGACAGCTGCCCAATACATTAGAACAGGCGCCTACCAAAATGTACTGTTGATAGGTGCAGATATCCTCTCTCGTTGGGTAGATTGGCAAGATAGACGCACTTGCGTACTATTCGGCGATGGTGCAGGGGCAGTAGTATTACAGGCGAATGAGAGCGATCGCTTACTAGGATTTTCACTTCATAGTGATGGCACTCAAAATCACTACCTCAATCTTGCCTATCAAGCTTCTGACCAAGAACTGCTCCCAGACATCAACATCGCTCAAGGAACTTACCAACCCATCACAATGAACGGCAAAGAAGTCTACCGCTTTGCTGTGCAACGAGTGCCAGAAGTTATTGATAAAGCTTTATTTAAAGCGAACCTGAGCATTGATCAAATAGATTGGCTACTGTTACATCAAGCCAATCAACGAATTCTTGATGCTGTTGCTCAACGCTTAAATATTCCTCAACACAAAGTTATTAGTAATCTCGCCAATTATGGCAACACCTCCGCCGCTTCCATCCCCATAGCCTTAGATGAAGCAGTACGACAAGGCAAAATTCAACTCAACGATACCATTGTTGCATCCGGCTTTGGTGCCGGTCTCACCTGGGGCGCAGCGATTTTTCAATGGGGAAGATAG
- the fabD gene encoding ACP S-malonyltransferase has translation MTKTAWVFPGQGSQAQGMGIDLLDIPSARDKFAQAESILGWSVTEICQSDAEQLSRTLYTQPSLYVVESILADILRERGQKPDLLAGHSLGEYIALYVAGVFEWAVGLHLVKRRAELMDSAAGGMMAALMNFDREQLEAVIAETPDVVLANDNSPAQVIISGTTEAVQTVMSQVKSKRAIPLKVSGAFHSPLVAAAATEFQEVLESVQFQPAIAPVLSNVEPTPSVDAEVLKQRLIKQMTGSVRWREISLELAANGIERVVEIGPGNVLTGLIKRTVPDIILENIRNAGELPV, from the coding sequence ATGACAAAAACTGCATGGGTGTTCCCCGGACAAGGTTCCCAAGCGCAGGGGATGGGAATTGATTTATTAGATATACCCTCTGCACGGGATAAATTTGCTCAAGCTGAGTCTATTCTCGGCTGGTCTGTCACAGAAATCTGTCAAAGCGATGCTGAACAATTATCACGCACGCTTTACACTCAGCCAAGTCTTTACGTAGTAGAGAGCATTCTGGCTGACATTCTTCGTGAAAGAGGACAAAAACCAGATTTACTTGCTGGTCATAGTTTGGGAGAATACATTGCCCTTTATGTCGCTGGCGTATTTGAGTGGGCTGTAGGGCTACATTTAGTCAAGCGTCGAGCAGAACTTATGGATAGTGCCGCAGGTGGGATGATGGCGGCGTTAATGAATTTTGACCGCGAACAGTTAGAAGCAGTCATTGCTGAAACACCCGATGTGGTTCTAGCAAATGATAACAGTCCGGCTCAAGTAATAATTTCCGGCACAACTGAGGCTGTACAAACAGTCATGTCTCAAGTTAAATCTAAACGTGCTATCCCGTTAAAAGTTTCTGGGGCCTTTCACTCACCCTTAGTTGCAGCTGCAGCAACAGAATTTCAAGAAGTTTTAGAATCTGTGCAATTTCAACCAGCGATCGCTCCAGTATTATCTAATGTAGAGCCAACTCCGTCAGTTGATGCTGAAGTTTTAAAGCAGCGCCTGATTAAACAGATGACCGGTTCAGTCAGGTGGCGAGAAATTTCTTTAGAATTAGCAGCTAACGGCATTGAGCGAGTTGTGGAAATTGGCCCCGGTAACGTGCTAACTGGTTTGATTAAACGCACTGTCCCCGATATCATCTTAGAGAACATCCGTAATGCTGGTGAGTTACCTGTTTAG
- a CDS encoding 1-acyl-sn-glycerol-3-phosphate acyltransferase, producing MSRSREPFASLALYSAFKWSVVSPILHTYFRLRIYGAENVPQSEPLVVVSNHASYFDPLILSNSVRRPVAYMAKEELFRVPILAQAIKLYGAYPVSRGTGDRAAIRSALECIDNGWAVGVFLEGTRTPDARISDPKRGALLLAAKAKTPILPVSLWGTEGILQPGSAIPRAVPVTVRIGKLIDTPSSTRKEELQGLTLKCAAVINEMHDLGR from the coding sequence ATGAGCAGAAGCCGCGAACCATTTGCTAGTCTGGCACTCTATTCCGCTTTTAAGTGGTCGGTTGTCAGTCCCATACTTCACACTTACTTCAGGTTGCGGATTTATGGCGCTGAAAATGTTCCTCAATCTGAGCCTTTAGTGGTGGTAAGTAATCATGCTAGTTACTTTGACCCTCTGATTCTCTCTAATTCTGTACGTCGTCCGGTGGCGTATATGGCCAAGGAAGAATTGTTTCGTGTCCCAATTTTGGCACAAGCAATTAAGCTGTATGGTGCTTACCCAGTGAGTAGAGGTACAGGCGATCGCGCTGCCATTCGTTCTGCTCTAGAATGCATTGACAATGGTTGGGCTGTGGGTGTTTTCTTGGAAGGTACTCGTACTCCAGATGCGCGGATTTCAGACCCTAAAAGAGGTGCATTGTTGCTAGCTGCAAAGGCAAAAACACCTATATTGCCGGTAAGCTTGTGGGGTACTGAAGGAATTTTACAACCAGGCTCGGCTATCCCGCGCGCTGTTCCTGTCACCGTGAGGATTGGTAAGTTGATTGATACCCCCAGTTCCACTCGTAAAGAGGAATTGCAAGGGTTGACACTCAAGTGTGCAGCAGTGATTAATGAGATGCATGATTTAGGGCGTTGA
- a CDS encoding AI-2E family transporter codes for MSGFEAKNIWEKLNNLTLVRFLLLVASGWAIVQLLAYFEAVIVIFTFAAILAFLLSYPVDWLGRFLPRGIAVVVVFLLSIVILGGLMITVGLAVLSQGQQLIDSISVFLTSLVPLLESIETFLRNRNLQIDLSVIEEQLRNQAVSSLVTSLAILQQFLTNFVTFILIAVVAFFMLLDGEKLWQLLIKIIPNPRRERFTKIIRRSFLSFFRGQLLLTLFLTTSTLIVFLLLQVPFALILSVIVGILDIIPGIGATLGVGVITLVALSQNVWLALRVLIACIVLQQIQDNLIAPRIMQGALNLNPVVVFFALLVGARVAGLLGVFISIPIAAVIVSLFEIEEMKSEVS; via the coding sequence ATGAGCGGCTTTGAAGCCAAGAATATTTGGGAGAAATTGAATAATTTGACCTTAGTCCGCTTTTTGCTGTTGGTTGCTTCTGGTTGGGCAATTGTACAGCTTTTAGCTTACTTTGAGGCGGTCATTGTTATTTTTACATTTGCTGCTATTTTGGCTTTTTTACTCAGCTATCCTGTAGATTGGCTAGGGCGTTTCTTACCCCGTGGTATAGCAGTTGTTGTTGTTTTCTTGCTCAGTATTGTGATTCTGGGTGGGTTGATGATTACTGTAGGGTTAGCAGTTTTATCTCAAGGGCAACAATTAATTGATAGTATATCTGTGTTTTTAACTTCCTTAGTACCTTTATTAGAAAGCATTGAAACTTTTCTCCGTAATCGGAATTTACAAATAGATTTAAGTGTAATTGAAGAACAATTACGGAATCAAGCTGTTTCATCTCTAGTAACTAGCTTGGCTATTCTACAACAATTTCTAACAAATTTTGTGACTTTTATATTAATTGCGGTTGTAGCTTTTTTTATGTTACTAGACGGCGAAAAGCTTTGGCAATTGCTGATAAAAATTATCCCAAATCCTCGGCGCGAAAGATTTACAAAGATAATCAGACGCAGCTTTTTAAGCTTTTTCCGTGGTCAGTTATTACTAACATTATTTTTGACAACTTCGACCTTGATTGTTTTTTTATTATTGCAAGTACCTTTTGCTTTAATATTATCTGTGATAGTCGGAATCCTTGATATTATTCCTGGTATAGGAGCAACATTAGGCGTTGGTGTAATTACCTTAGTGGCGTTATCCCAAAATGTTTGGTTAGCCTTAAGAGTGTTAATTGCTTGTATTGTCCTTCAGCAAATACAAGACAATTTAATTGCACCTAGAATTATGCAAGGTGCGCTCAATCTTAATCCTGTAGTAGTATTTTTTGCTTTATTAGTAGGTGCAAGAGTGGCGGGATTACTGGGAGTTTTTATTTCTATTCCAATTGCTGCAGTCATTGTGTCCTTATTTGAAATTGAGGAAATGAAATCAGAAGTTTCGTAA
- a CDS encoding DUF2288 domain-containing protein — MPDLRAELIANLDESEWEWLIPHVKRDAVILVTPKLNLLDVGIAIAGDKISEVQQWIDQQLLAKPSTVQLGEWNANPNKRFSTLIIQPYVLIQEIPTTSE; from the coding sequence ATGCCGGATTTAAGAGCGGAGTTGATAGCAAATTTGGATGAGTCTGAGTGGGAATGGTTAATTCCCCACGTCAAAAGAGATGCGGTGATTTTGGTGACACCAAAGCTTAACTTATTGGATGTGGGAATAGCGATCGCAGGTGATAAAATTTCAGAAGTTCAACAGTGGATTGATCAGCAATTGCTCGCTAAACCCTCAACAGTACAGTTGGGCGAGTGGAACGCTAATCCCAACAAGCGATTCAGTACCCTCATCATCCAGCCTTACGTTCTCATACAAGAAATCCCCACTACCTCTGAATAA